From a single Couchioplanes caeruleus genomic region:
- a CDS encoding ATP-dependent Clp protease ATP-binding subunit — MSIGPLGPSGPGDWDDLVARFFGTAGPRRSAQRIDITKYMSADAREVLSDAARRAAEAAPAGAGIADLDTDHLLWGALQQEPQKALLRRAGADPEALLTELEAASRPSGGEPPEHLALTPAAKRALLDSLQLSRAVGASYVGPEHILMALGLNPDSTAGRLLASRVDPRTLQQSEAPATGGGGGQGGGSTNTPTLEQYGVDLTELARRGEIDPVVGRATEIEQAVEVLSRRTKNNPVLIGEAGVGKTAVVEGLAQRIVDGDVPQTLAGKRVIQLDLAGLVAGTRYRGDFEERLRKVIDEIQQSGDGLIVFLDEIHTLVGAGGGGDGGGMDASNMLKPALARGRLRVVGATTLDEYRRHIEKDAALARRFQPVLVGEPSVEDTVAILRGLRDNYEAHHQVRITDEALDAAAELSDRYITDRFLPDKAIDLIDQAGARVRLRVKTPAADVREQERRLEQLTRDRDQAVAAENYEKASQLRDEINAIKQRREQAGAGAGGVPQVTPEDIAEVVSRATGIPVAQLTEEERERLLRLEAHLHDRVVGQEEAVAAVAEAVRRSRAGLGDPDRPVGSFLFLGPTGVGKTELARSLAEALFGESDRMIRLDMSEFQERHTVSRLVGAPPGYVGYDEAGQLTEAVRRRPYSVVLLDEIEKAHPDVFNILLQVLDDGRLTDSQGRTVSFKNTVLIMTSNIGSEIINGTKRTLGFGAADAGVSEDRDLRERLERRLREQFRPEFINRIDEIIVFRQLETEQLRQITELLLEETRRRLHAQDIGLELAPAAIDWLAARGFQPEYGARPLRRTIQRELDNRLSRMLLGADLAPGRTVRVGVADDRLTFEVGSPSPAAA; from the coding sequence ATGAGTATCGGACCCCTGGGGCCGAGCGGCCCCGGCGACTGGGACGACCTGGTCGCCCGCTTCTTCGGCACGGCAGGTCCTCGGCGCTCCGCCCAGCGGATCGACATCACGAAGTACATGAGCGCCGACGCGCGCGAGGTCCTCTCGGACGCGGCGCGCCGGGCCGCCGAAGCGGCACCTGCCGGGGCGGGCATCGCCGACCTCGACACCGACCACCTGCTCTGGGGCGCCCTGCAGCAGGAGCCGCAGAAGGCCCTGCTGCGCCGCGCCGGCGCGGACCCCGAGGCGCTGCTCACCGAGCTGGAGGCGGCGTCGCGCCCGAGCGGCGGTGAGCCGCCCGAGCACCTGGCCCTGACCCCGGCCGCGAAGCGCGCGCTGCTGGACAGCCTGCAGCTCTCGCGCGCGGTAGGCGCGTCGTACGTCGGCCCCGAGCACATCCTCATGGCGCTCGGCCTCAACCCCGACTCCACCGCCGGGCGGCTGCTCGCGAGCCGGGTCGACCCGCGCACCCTGCAGCAGTCCGAGGCCCCGGCCACCGGTGGCGGCGGAGGTCAGGGCGGCGGCTCCACGAACACCCCGACCCTCGAGCAGTACGGCGTGGACCTCACCGAGCTGGCCCGCCGCGGTGAGATCGACCCGGTCGTCGGGCGCGCCACCGAGATCGAGCAGGCCGTCGAGGTGCTGTCGCGGCGTACCAAGAACAACCCGGTGCTGATCGGCGAGGCCGGCGTCGGCAAGACCGCCGTCGTGGAGGGCCTGGCCCAGCGCATCGTGGACGGTGACGTCCCGCAGACCCTGGCCGGCAAGCGCGTGATCCAGCTCGACCTGGCCGGCCTGGTGGCGGGCACCCGCTACCGCGGCGACTTCGAGGAGCGCCTGCGCAAGGTCATCGACGAGATCCAGCAGAGCGGTGACGGCCTGATCGTCTTCCTCGACGAGATCCACACGCTCGTCGGGGCCGGCGGGGGCGGCGACGGCGGCGGCATGGACGCGAGCAACATGCTCAAGCCCGCGCTCGCCCGCGGCCGGCTGCGCGTGGTCGGCGCGACCACCCTGGACGAGTACCGCCGGCACATCGAGAAGGACGCGGCGCTGGCCCGCCGCTTCCAGCCGGTGCTGGTGGGCGAGCCCAGCGTCGAGGACACCGTCGCCATCCTGCGCGGCCTGCGCGACAACTACGAGGCGCACCACCAGGTCCGGATCACCGACGAGGCGCTCGACGCCGCCGCGGAGCTGTCCGACCGCTACATCACCGACCGGTTCCTGCCGGACAAGGCGATCGACCTGATCGACCAGGCCGGTGCCCGGGTGCGGCTGCGCGTCAAGACTCCCGCCGCGGACGTCCGCGAGCAGGAGCGCCGCCTCGAGCAGCTCACCCGCGACCGCGACCAGGCGGTGGCGGCGGAGAACTACGAGAAGGCCTCCCAGCTGCGCGACGAGATCAACGCGATCAAGCAGCGCAGGGAGCAGGCCGGCGCCGGCGCCGGCGGCGTACCGCAGGTGACCCCGGAGGACATCGCCGAGGTCGTCTCGCGGGCCACGGGCATCCCGGTCGCGCAGCTCACCGAGGAGGAGCGCGAGCGGCTGCTGCGGCTCGAGGCGCACCTGCACGACCGTGTGGTCGGCCAGGAGGAGGCCGTCGCCGCGGTGGCGGAGGCCGTACGGCGCTCCCGCGCGGGGCTCGGCGACCCGGACCGGCCGGTGGGCAGCTTCCTGTTCCTCGGCCCGACCGGCGTCGGCAAGACCGAGCTGGCGCGCTCCCTCGCCGAGGCGCTGTTCGGCGAGTCGGACCGCATGATCCGCCTCGACATGAGCGAGTTCCAGGAGCGGCACACCGTCTCCCGGCTCGTCGGTGCTCCTCCCGGCTACGTCGGCTACGACGAGGCCGGGCAGCTGACCGAGGCGGTGCGGCGGCGGCCGTACTCCGTGGTGCTGCTGGACGAGATCGAGAAGGCCCACCCGGACGTCTTCAACATCCTGCTGCAGGTGCTCGACGACGGGCGGCTGACCGACAGCCAGGGCCGGACGGTGAGCTTCAAGAACACCGTGCTCATCATGACCAGCAACATCGGGTCCGAGATCATCAACGGCACGAAGCGCACGCTGGGCTTCGGCGCCGCGGACGCCGGCGTGAGCGAGGACCGCGACCTGCGCGAGCGGCTGGAGCGCCGGCTGCGCGAGCAGTTCCGCCCCGAGTTCATCAACCGGATCGACGAGATCATCGTCTTCCGGCAGCTCGAGACGGAGCAGCTGCGGCAGATCACCGAGTTGCTGCTCGAGGAGACCCGGCGCCGCCTGCACGCGCAGGACATCGGCCTGGAGCTGGCCCCCGCGGCGATCGACTGGCTGGCCGCCCGCGGCTTCCAGCCCGAGTACGGCGCCCGGCCGCTGCGCCGCACGATCCAGCGTGAGCTGGACAACCGGCTGTCGCGGATGCTGCTCGGCGCGGATCTGGCCCCCGGCCGGACGGTCCGCGTCGGCGTGGCGGACGACCGGCTGACCTTCGAGGTCGGCTCGCCGTCACCGGCCGCCGCCTGA